A stretch of Bradyrhizobium sp. CCBAU 53338 DNA encodes these proteins:
- a CDS encoding thiamine pyrophosphate-binding protein, translated as MHSPQPNPEIDWPSELYRVLKAADVRQMSYVPDAGHSQLIRMFSADVDVTTNVLTTEEEGIAIAAGAWLGGQRSVLLMQSSGVGNCINMLSLSAIGRFPLLMLVTMRGEWAEFNPWQVPMSRATQPSLEAIGLKVMRAETAEDLVETVESAAALAYGSDQQIAVLIGQRLIGKKKW; from the coding sequence GTGCATAGTCCCCAACCCAATCCCGAAATTGACTGGCCGTCCGAGCTCTATCGCGTCCTCAAGGCCGCCGACGTCCGCCAGATGTCCTACGTCCCAGATGCCGGCCACAGCCAGCTCATCCGCATGTTTTCCGCCGACGTTGATGTCACCACCAATGTGTTGACGACGGAAGAGGAAGGCATCGCGATCGCCGCGGGCGCATGGCTTGGCGGCCAGCGTAGCGTGCTGCTGATGCAGTCGAGCGGGGTCGGCAATTGCATCAATATGCTGTCGCTGTCGGCGATCGGCCGCTTTCCGCTGCTGATGCTGGTGACGATGCGCGGCGAATGGGCCGAGTTCAATCCCTGGCAGGTGCCGATGAGCCGGGCGACGCAGCCCTCGCTGGAAGCGATCGGGCTGAAGGTGATGCGGGCCGAGACGGCAGAGGACCTGGTCGAGACCGTCGAATCCGCTGCAGCGCTCGCCTACGGGTCCGACCAGCAGATCGCCGTCCTGATCGGGCAACGCCTGATCGGCAAGAAGAAGTGGTGA